The DNA region GATCTCGGGCCGGTCGCGCACTGCGGCGGCAAAGGCTTCGATCGCCTCCTCGTGGTGATCCTCCAACGTCACATGGGCGATGATGCAGAGCTTGAGATCAAGCTTGGCCGGATCGAGAAGCGCCACGCGCTTGCGAATGACGCCTTCCGTCTCGAGTTCCTGCATTTTGCGCCAGGCAGTGCTTTGCGACATGCCGGCCTTTTCGGCGAGTTCGGCAAGCGACAGACCGCTGCCGGCCTGCACAAGCTGCAGGAGTTTGCGGGCCGCTTTCACGTTTTCTTTCATTTTTTCCCCTCTCCGCGGATTATTCTCCCATATTCCAACCATAATCCGGCAATGCTGAAATGTTTACCCGCATTTCCGGGATATAATGGTGGTGACATGACAGCCGGCGACTGAAATTGCCCCAACTCATTGGATCAGAAGAACGGGAGGCCGCTCATGACCAAGGAAAGCACCTACACGGCGAACCTGCCGGATGCGGACGGCATCTATCACTACACGACCGAGGAAGACCAAATCTGGAGCGAGCTTTATCAGCGCCAGATGACGCTGCTCGCCGACAAAGCCTGCCGGGAATATCTGGACGGCGTGAAGACGCTCGGATTGAAGCCGGACAAGGTTCCGCAGCTTCGCGACGTCAACCGGCGCCTCAATGAAACCACCGGCTTCGGCGTGGAAGGGGTGCCAGCCCTCATCCCGCCGTCGCGCTTCTATGAATTGCTGTCGCAGGGCAGGTTTCCACTGGCGACGTTCATCCGCCGCCGCGAACACATCGACTACATCGAGGAGCCGGATATCTTCCACGAGGTCTTCGGCCATTGTCCGCTGCTGACCAACCAGAGCTACGCCAATTTCGTGCGCCGCTTCGGCGAGAAGGCTGTCGGCCTCGGAAAGGGATATTCTTGGCATCTGTTCCGGATTTTCTGGTTCACGGTGGAATTCGGCCTGATCAAAACGTCGCAGGGACGCCGCTGCTTCGGCGCCGGCATTGTCTCCTCGCCCAGCGAGACGCGGGCGGCGATGGAGGGCAAGGCATGCGAGTTCCGGCCCTTCGACCTGAAGACCGTGCTGAGGACGCCATACCGGATCGACATCGTCCAGCCAATCTACTACGTGATTGACAGCTTTTCGCAGCTGGAGTCGATCATCGAAGAAGATATCGGCGCCCGCATCAACGAGGCCAAGGCGCTCGGCGACTTTCCGCCGACATTCGAAGCCAAGGCGTCCTGAGAGGCCGGAATCTCGCTTCCTTCGAGCTTGCCTTGTCGGCTCTGATTGTCCAACGTCGCGCCAAGCTATAATGGAGGGACGCCATGGCACAGAAGTCGATCGATCACGCCTTTACGGCAACCAGCCTCACTTCGACGGCCACCGATCCGACCTTTGCCGGCGCGCTTTCGTTCATGCGGCGGCGGTTCACGAAGGATCTCGTGGGCGCCGACGCTGTTGTCTGGGGCGTCCCTTTTGACGCAGCAACCTCCAACAGACCGGGAACGCGCTTCGGGCCGCAGGCGATCCGCCGCGCCTCGGCAATCTTCGACAACGATCCGCAGTATCCCTTCAATCGCGAGATTTTCGCCGAGATGGCGGTGATCGACTACGGCGACTGCTTGCTCGACTACGGCAATCACCAAGAGACGCCGGCGGCCATCGAGCGGCAGGCAAACACAATTCTCGACAGCGGCGCCTTCATGCTGACGCTCGGCGGCGATCACTATGTCACATGGCCGATCGTGAAAGCGCATGCCGCCAGGCACGGACCGCTGGCGCTGGTGCAGTTCGACGCACATCAGGATACCTGGCTCGACGACGACCGGCGGATCGACCACGGCTCCTTCGTGGCGCGCGCCGTTCGCGACGGCATCATCGATGCCGGCCGCTCCATCCAGATCGGCATCCGCACCCACGCGCCGGAGGATTTCGGCATCCGGATTCTCTACGGCCACCAGGTCGAAGAGATGAGCGCCGCCGAGATCGCTTCGATAGTGATCTCGCACACGAATGGCGCTCCAGTCTATCTGACCTTCGATATCGACTGCCTCGATCCGGCCTATGCGCCGGGCACTGGCACGCCGGTTGCCGGCGGGCCGTCGAGCGCCAAGATTCTTTCGGTCCTGCAGCGCCTGCACCAGCTCGATATCCGCGGCGCGGACGTGGTCGAGGTCTCGCCGCCCTACGATCACGCAGATATCAGC from Rhizobium sullae includes:
- a CDS encoding Lrp/AsnC family transcriptional regulator, coding for MKENVKAARKLLQLVQAGSGLSLAELAEKAGMSQSTAWRKMQELETEGVIRKRVALLDPAKLDLKLCIIAHVTLEDHHEEAIEAFAAAVRDRPEIMECYALSGTFDYMLKIRARDVEAYEAFMTRYLMRNPHVRNVVSSFVLRELKSTTELPI
- the speB gene encoding agmatinase — encoded protein: MAQKSIDHAFTATSLTSTATDPTFAGALSFMRRRFTKDLVGADAVVWGVPFDAATSNRPGTRFGPQAIRRASAIFDNDPQYPFNREIFAEMAVIDYGDCLLDYGNHQETPAAIERQANTILDSGAFMLTLGGDHYVTWPIVKAHAARHGPLALVQFDAHQDTWLDDDRRIDHGSFVARAVRDGIIDAGRSIQIGIRTHAPEDFGIRILYGHQVEEMSAAEIASIVISHTNGAPVYLTFDIDCLDPAYAPGTGTPVAGGPSSAKILSVLQRLHQLDIRGADVVEVSPPYDHADISAIAGATVAMYMLGLRAERRAAAR
- a CDS encoding phenylalanine 4-monooxygenase translates to MTKESTYTANLPDADGIYHYTTEEDQIWSELYQRQMTLLADKACREYLDGVKTLGLKPDKVPQLRDVNRRLNETTGFGVEGVPALIPPSRFYELLSQGRFPLATFIRRREHIDYIEEPDIFHEVFGHCPLLTNQSYANFVRRFGEKAVGLGKGYSWHLFRIFWFTVEFGLIKTSQGRRCFGAGIVSSPSETRAAMEGKACEFRPFDLKTVLRTPYRIDIVQPIYYVIDSFSQLESIIEEDIGARINEAKALGDFPPTFEAKAS